A genomic region of Tsukamurella pulmonis contains the following coding sequences:
- a CDS encoding oxygenase MpaB family protein produces MTLAAPRTVDTPERFDRDPEWAAGSVRVLRILQKDRRPFTPEEITWAREAVSRGDELGNRLGRAMIDDRAFTLRELDAALASGDTANPVLRELLDAVGPGATPDWVDFAACARGAAVCRRSGSLGLDVLATASLMTGYTTSATTRQLVATGRLVDGVDARIHETTQWWSEIIGGAIEPGELAWRSAVRVRVIHGLANTTLLRRADWDTAEWGMPINQSDQLGTLGLFSTTFLVGLRVLGMPITAAEGRDVMALWRYVGWLLGIDEHVLPATEGEGRRRMVQIGQYTPGPDADSAVLGRALYGNWGRHQYPVARGLRRRFHQHYLGSLEGVFAGSRGLRDLGLPPELPWAVPVAWAGHLPLQVAARLSPVARGWVTARGERQIATWLRRNRQD; encoded by the coding sequence ATGACCCTGGCAGCCCCGCGCACCGTCGACACGCCCGAACGCTTCGATCGCGACCCCGAGTGGGCCGCGGGCAGCGTTCGTGTGCTCCGGATCCTGCAGAAGGACCGCCGGCCCTTCACGCCCGAGGAGATCACGTGGGCCCGGGAGGCGGTGAGCCGCGGCGATGAGCTGGGCAACCGTCTCGGGCGGGCGATGATCGACGATCGCGCGTTCACCCTGCGGGAATTGGACGCGGCGCTCGCATCGGGGGACACCGCGAACCCGGTACTGCGGGAACTGCTCGACGCCGTCGGACCGGGCGCCACCCCGGACTGGGTCGACTTCGCGGCGTGCGCGCGGGGCGCCGCGGTGTGCCGGCGCTCGGGATCGCTGGGCCTGGACGTCCTCGCGACCGCCTCCCTCATGACCGGCTACACCACGTCGGCCACGACGCGACAGCTCGTCGCGACCGGCCGCCTCGTCGACGGCGTGGACGCCCGGATCCACGAGACGACGCAGTGGTGGTCGGAGATCATCGGCGGAGCGATCGAGCCAGGGGAGCTCGCGTGGCGCTCGGCGGTGCGGGTGCGGGTGATCCACGGCCTCGCGAACACGACCCTGCTGCGCCGCGCGGACTGGGACACCGCCGAGTGGGGCATGCCGATCAACCAGTCCGATCAGCTCGGGACACTCGGCCTGTTCTCCACGACCTTCCTGGTCGGACTGCGGGTGCTGGGGATGCCGATCACCGCCGCGGAGGGGCGCGATGTGATGGCGCTGTGGCGCTACGTGGGCTGGCTGCTCGGGATCGACGAGCACGTGCTGCCCGCCACCGAGGGGGAGGGGCGCCGCCGGATGGTGCAGATCGGTCAGTACACGCCCGGCCCCGACGCCGATTCCGCCGTCCTCGGCCGCGCGCTGTACGGCAATTGGGGGAGGCACCAGTACCCGGTGGCGCGGGGGCTGCGCCGGCGTTTCCACCAGCACTACCTGGGCAGCCTGGAGGGCGTCTTCGCCGGCTCGCGGGGCCTGCGCGACCTGGGGCTGCCGCCGGAACTGCCCTGGGCCGTGCCGGTCGCCTGGGCCGGTCACCTGCCCCTCCAGGTGGCGGCGCGCCTCTCGCCCGTTGCGCGGGGCTGGGTGACGGCCCGTGGTGAGCGGCAGATCGCGACGTGGCTGCGGCGCAACCGGCAGGACTGA
- the pucL gene encoding factor-independent urate hydroxylase — translation MAIHLGPNQYGKAENRVVRIYRDTARHTIRDLNVSSALRGDFSDAHISGDQGAVLPTDTQKNTAFAFAKEKGIGAIEDYALTLGGHFIDSTPKADGARIEVHEYPWDRIEVDGAGHDHAFVRSGGGVRSTVVNVDGRGAERRAHVVSGIHDLTLLKSTGSEFHGFLKDKYTTLQETDDRILATSLVAKWRYDHTDVDWDKTFDSIRAIMLQRFAEIHSKALQQTLYGMGEAVLERHPEVAEIKFSAPNKHHFLVDLSPFGVDNPGEVFIAADRPYGLIEASVVRDDATDAGSAWHGVPGFC, via the coding sequence ATGGCGATCCACTTGGGCCCCAACCAGTACGGCAAGGCCGAGAACCGCGTGGTGCGGATCTACCGCGACACCGCCCGGCACACGATCCGTGATCTCAACGTCTCCTCGGCGCTGCGCGGCGACTTCTCGGACGCCCACATCAGCGGCGACCAGGGGGCCGTCCTGCCCACCGACACCCAGAAGAACACCGCCTTCGCCTTCGCCAAGGAGAAGGGCATCGGCGCCATCGAGGACTACGCCCTCACGCTCGGCGGCCACTTCATCGACTCCACCCCGAAGGCCGACGGCGCGCGCATCGAGGTGCACGAGTACCCCTGGGACCGGATCGAGGTCGACGGCGCCGGCCACGACCACGCCTTCGTCCGCTCGGGCGGCGGCGTGCGGTCCACGGTCGTCAACGTCGACGGCCGTGGCGCCGAGCGCCGCGCGCACGTCGTCTCCGGCATCCACGACCTGACGCTGCTCAAGTCCACCGGCTCGGAGTTCCACGGCTTCCTCAAGGACAAGTACACGACGCTGCAGGAGACGGACGACCGCATCCTCGCCACCTCGCTCGTCGCCAAGTGGCGCTACGACCACACCGACGTGGACTGGGACAAGACCTTCGACTCTATCCGCGCGATCATGCTGCAGCGCTTCGCCGAGATCCACAGCAAGGCCCTGCAGCAGACCCTCTACGGCATGGGCGAGGCGGTGCTCGAACGCCACCCCGAGGTCGCGGAGATCAAGTTCTCGGCGCCGAACAAGCACCACTTCCTCGTGGACCTGTCCCCCTTCGGCGTGGACAACCCCGGCGAGGTGTTCATCGCCGCCGACCGCCCGTACGGCCTCATCGAGGCGAGCGTGGTGCGCGACGACGCCACCGACGCCGGCTCGGCGTGGCACGGCGTGCCCGGATTCTGCTAG
- a CDS encoding helix-turn-helix domain-containing protein, whose translation MAEPSPRPGRGHPLVEAVRELVARIDGEIVEPGALRRGDVPLIWAGETVAGVRLPAVEAQAGDLDALLANLATEMGSPLGELARADKQRAVRLLEERGAFAYRRSAEAVAEALGVTRFTVYNYLNRMRG comes from the coding sequence ATGGCTGAGCCCTCGCCGCGCCCGGGGCGGGGGCACCCGCTGGTCGAGGCGGTGCGCGAGCTCGTCGCCCGGATCGACGGGGAGATCGTCGAGCCCGGCGCGCTGCGTCGTGGCGACGTGCCGCTGATCTGGGCGGGGGAGACGGTCGCGGGGGTGCGGCTGCCCGCGGTCGAGGCGCAGGCCGGCGATCTCGATGCGTTGCTGGCGAATCTCGCCACCGAAATGGGTTCGCCTCTGGGGGAACTCGCGCGGGCCGACAAGCAGCGCGCCGTGCGGCTGCTCGAGGAGCGCGGTGCCTTCGCCTACCGCCGATCGGCGGAGGCGGTCGCCGAGGCTCTGGGCGTCACGCGGTTCACCGTCTACAACTACCTCAACCGGATGCGCGGCTGA
- a CDS encoding glycerate kinase, which yields MTARTTTVLLAPDKFKGSLSAAGVADALARGIADAAPDWVCVRAPIADGGDGTVDAAVAAGWDRVPVETTGPTGAPVSTSYARGGPTAVVELASAVGLELLPDGAPDPLCATTYGLGTVIRHALTSGARSIVIGVGGSASTDGGAGMLQALGVAITDRTGAPVGPGGRALRHAAHVDLSGLLPAAREARFTLACDVDNPLLGPLGAAAVYGPQKGASAADVALLDDALRVWADAVTAATGTDVCERPGAGAAGGTGFGAMAVLGAVSRPGVEIVLELADFAGRVRAADLVITGEGSLDAQSLHGKAPVGVAAAAGAAGVPVLAVAGRSTLSPEQVREAGFLRALALSDLEPDPARSMANAADLLRELGRTIARDTPTG from the coding sequence GTGACCGCCCGGACCACCACGGTGCTGCTCGCGCCCGACAAGTTCAAGGGCTCGCTGTCGGCGGCGGGCGTCGCCGATGCGCTCGCCCGCGGCATCGCCGACGCCGCCCCGGACTGGGTGTGCGTGCGCGCTCCCATCGCGGACGGGGGCGACGGCACCGTCGACGCCGCCGTGGCCGCGGGCTGGGACCGCGTGCCGGTGGAGACCACCGGCCCCACCGGGGCGCCGGTCTCCACCTCGTACGCCCGGGGCGGCCCGACCGCCGTCGTCGAGCTCGCCTCGGCGGTCGGCCTCGAACTGCTGCCCGACGGTGCGCCGGACCCGCTGTGCGCCACCACCTACGGCCTCGGGACCGTCATCCGGCACGCGCTGACCAGCGGTGCGCGCTCGATCGTGATCGGGGTGGGCGGGAGCGCCTCGACCGACGGGGGCGCCGGCATGCTGCAGGCGCTCGGGGTCGCGATCACCGATCGCACGGGGGCGCCCGTCGGGCCGGGCGGGCGCGCGCTGCGGCACGCGGCGCACGTGGACCTGTCCGGACTGCTGCCCGCGGCCCGCGAGGCGCGGTTCACGCTCGCCTGCGACGTCGACAACCCCCTGCTCGGCCCGCTCGGCGCGGCCGCGGTCTACGGCCCGCAGAAAGGCGCGTCCGCCGCGGACGTGGCCCTGCTCGACGATGCCCTGCGCGTCTGGGCGGACGCGGTGACCGCGGCCACCGGGACTGATGTGTGCGAGCGGCCCGGCGCCGGCGCCGCGGGCGGGACCGGTTTCGGCGCGATGGCGGTGCTCGGCGCGGTGTCCCGGCCGGGCGTCGAGATCGTGCTCGAACTCGCCGATTTCGCCGGGCGGGTGCGCGCCGCGGATCTGGTGATCACGGGCGAGGGCTCGCTCGACGCGCAGTCGCTGCACGGCAAGGCGCCCGTCGGTGTCGCGGCCGCCGCCGGTGCGGCGGGCGTGCCCGTCCTCGCGGTCGCGGGGCGGAGCACTCTCTCCCCCGAGCAGGTCCGCGAAGCGGGTTTCCTTCGCGCGCTGGCGCTCTCCGACCTCGAACCCGACCCGGCGCGGTCGATGGCGAACGCCGCGGACCTGCTGCGCGAGCTCGGGCGCACGATCGCGCGGGACACCCCTACCGGCTGA
- the uraD gene encoding 2-oxo-4-hydroxy-4-carboxy-5-ureidoimidazoline decarboxylase translates to MDLEDFNSAPEADIRATLLACCDVRSWSDAVLAARPYAEASDALRVAGTAALAFTAPEVDRALAAHPRIGERAAGASTEAAWSRKEQSGVATDAQTRADLLAGNRAYEERFDRVFLINAAGLDAQAVLTELRRRLDNDPETEAAEVAAELRGIALRRLARVLELEDELAEGRS, encoded by the coding sequence ATGGACCTCGAAGACTTCAACTCGGCGCCGGAGGCCGATATCCGGGCGACTCTACTCGCGTGCTGCGATGTGCGCTCGTGGAGCGACGCGGTCCTCGCCGCACGGCCGTACGCGGAGGCGTCGGACGCCCTCCGCGTGGCCGGCACGGCCGCTCTCGCGTTCACCGCGCCCGAAGTGGACCGTGCGCTCGCGGCGCACCCGCGGATCGGCGAGCGCGCGGCCGGCGCCTCCACCGAGGCCGCCTGGTCCCGCAAGGAGCAGTCGGGCGTCGCCACCGATGCGCAGACCCGGGCCGACCTGCTCGCCGGGAACCGGGCGTACGAGGAGCGGTTCGATCGCGTCTTCCTCATCAACGCCGCGGGACTGGACGCGCAGGCCGTCCTGACGGAGCTGCGCCGCCGCCTCGACAACGACCCGGAGACCGAGGCCGCCGAGGTCGCCGCCGAACTGCGGGGCATCGCACTGCGCCGGCTGGCCAGGGTCCTGGAACTGGAAGACGAACTCGCGGAGGGGCGTTCATGA
- the uraH gene encoding hydroxyisourate hydrolase produces the protein MSTVTTHVLDTARGVPASGVPVRMDRLAPDGTVAPVARGVTDDDGRIRDLGPDDLDAGVYRLTFDTARYAADTGQENFFPEVSIAFRLDAIDGTVPHHHVPLLLSPFHYSTYKGS, from the coding sequence ATGAGCACGGTCACCACCCATGTCCTCGACACCGCGCGCGGGGTCCCCGCGTCCGGCGTCCCCGTCCGGATGGACCGGCTCGCGCCGGACGGCACCGTCGCCCCCGTGGCCCGGGGCGTCACCGACGACGACGGCCGCATCCGCGACCTCGGCCCGGACGACCTCGACGCCGGTGTGTACCGCCTGACCTTCGACACCGCGCGCTACGCCGCGGACACCGGTCAGGAGAACTTCTTCCCGGAGGTCTCCATCGCCTTCCGTCTCGACGCGATCGACGGCACCGTGCCGCACCATCACGTCCCCCTGCTCCTGAGCCCGTTCCACTACTCCACCTACAAAGGAAGCTGA
- the gcl gene encoding glyoxylate carboligase: MARMRAAEAAVKIMEIEGAVQAFGVPGAAINPFYAAMRAHGGIRHVLARHVEGASHMAEGYTRAEAGNIGVCIGTSGPAGTDMITGLYSAMADSIPILAITGQAPVARLHKEDFQAVDIASIAKPVTKMAVTVLEPAQVPGVFAQAFHLMRSGRPGPVLIDLPIDVQLAEIEFDPDTYTPLPVHRPAATRAQAEKALDMLAAAERPLIVAGGGIINADASTQLVELAELLDVPVIPTLMGWGTIPDDHRLAAGMVGLQTAHRYGNATMLASDFVLGIGNRWANRHTGGLDVYRAGRTFVHVDIDPTQIGRVFAPDYSIVSDAGAALDQLVRIARERRAAGTLPDRSAWVSSCAERKRTMQRRTHFDDIPVKPQRVYEEMNKVFGRDTRYVSTIGLSQIAGGQFLHVFKPRHWINCGQAGPLGWTIPAALGVVTADPSADVVALSGDYDFQFMIEELAVAAQFNLPYVHVVVNNSYLGLIRQAQRAFDMDFQVQLGFDNINSEADDAHSTGGADPMPLAPKGYGVDHVKVAEGLGCKALRVTDPADIATTLVRAQKMAREHKVPVVVEIFLERVTNIAMGTELDNVAEFEDLASAGTDAPTALLLLD, from the coding sequence ATGGCTCGTATGCGTGCCGCCGAAGCAGCGGTCAAGATCATGGAGATCGAGGGCGCCGTCCAGGCGTTCGGCGTCCCCGGTGCCGCCATCAATCCCTTCTACGCCGCGATGCGCGCGCACGGCGGCATCCGCCACGTGCTGGCCCGCCATGTCGAAGGCGCCTCCCACATGGCGGAGGGCTACACCCGGGCCGAGGCCGGCAACATCGGCGTGTGCATCGGCACCTCGGGGCCCGCGGGCACGGACATGATCACCGGGCTGTACTCGGCGATGGCGGACTCCATCCCGATCCTCGCCATCACCGGCCAGGCGCCCGTGGCGCGGCTGCACAAGGAGGACTTCCAGGCCGTCGACATCGCGTCGATCGCCAAGCCCGTCACCAAGATGGCCGTCACGGTGCTCGAGCCCGCCCAGGTGCCCGGCGTCTTCGCGCAGGCCTTCCACCTCATGCGTTCGGGTCGGCCCGGTCCCGTCCTCATCGATCTGCCCATCGACGTGCAGCTCGCCGAGATCGAGTTCGACCCGGACACCTACACCCCGCTGCCGGTGCACCGGCCGGCCGCCACGCGCGCGCAGGCGGAGAAGGCGCTGGACATGCTGGCGGCCGCGGAGCGCCCGCTCATCGTGGCCGGCGGCGGCATCATCAACGCCGACGCCTCCACGCAGCTGGTGGAACTGGCCGAGCTGCTGGACGTCCCCGTGATCCCCACGCTCATGGGCTGGGGCACCATCCCGGACGATCACCGCCTCGCGGCCGGGATGGTCGGTCTGCAGACCGCACACCGCTACGGCAACGCGACGATGCTGGCCTCGGACTTCGTGCTCGGCATCGGGAACCGCTGGGCCAACCGGCACACGGGCGGCCTCGACGTCTACCGCGCGGGCCGGACCTTCGTGCACGTGGACATCGACCCCACGCAGATCGGCCGCGTGTTCGCCCCCGACTACAGCATCGTCTCCGACGCCGGTGCCGCGCTCGATCAGCTGGTGCGGATCGCCCGGGAACGACGCGCGGCCGGCACGCTGCCGGACCGCTCCGCGTGGGTCTCCTCGTGCGCCGAGCGCAAGCGGACCATGCAGCGCCGCACGCACTTCGACGACATCCCGGTCAAGCCGCAACGGGTCTACGAGGAGATGAACAAGGTCTTCGGCCGGGACACCCGCTACGTCAGCACCATCGGTCTCTCGCAGATCGCCGGCGGCCAGTTCCTGCACGTCTTCAAGCCGCGGCACTGGATCAACTGCGGCCAGGCCGGCCCGCTCGGATGGACCATCCCGGCGGCGCTCGGCGTGGTCACCGCCGATCCGTCGGCGGACGTCGTCGCGCTCTCGGGCGACTACGACTTCCAATTCATGATCGAGGAACTGGCGGTCGCGGCGCAGTTCAACCTGCCCTACGTGCACGTCGTGGTGAACAACTCCTACCTGGGGCTGATCCGCCAGGCGCAGCGCGCCTTCGACATGGACTTCCAGGTCCAGCTCGGTTTCGACAACATCAACTCCGAGGCCGACGACGCCCACAGCACGGGCGGCGCCGATCCGATGCCGCTCGCGCCCAAGGGGTACGGGGTCGACCACGTCAAGGTCGCCGAAGGGCTCGGCTGCAAGGCGCTGCGCGTCACCGATCCGGCCGACATCGCGACTACCCTGGTGCGGGCGCAGAAGATGGCGCGCGAGCACAAGGTGCCCGTCGTCGTCGAGATCTTCCTGGAGCGGGTCACGAACATCGCCATGGGGACCGAACTCGACAACGTCGCCGAGTTCGAGGACCTGGCCTCGGCCGGTACCGATGCGCCCACCGCCCTCCTGCTGCTGGACTAG
- a CDS encoding TetR family transcriptional regulator has product MPKRVDHEERRAEIDRVVWAIIAEEGIAAATLRAIAARGGISMGRVQHYFPTREAIVTHALTSYLALAERAHPVPDDRTDALAMLLTHAIPRDGAQRLGAKVWYAYLAEAVTDAGVRAIVGEALRGTEDLATELLDGDRDRARQLLAAADGFAYRALIGVLTADEADAAVRALAGLSRASG; this is encoded by the coding sequence ATGCCGAAACGGGTCGACCACGAGGAGCGTCGCGCGGAGATCGACCGCGTGGTCTGGGCGATCATCGCCGAGGAGGGCATCGCCGCGGCCACACTGCGCGCCATCGCGGCGCGCGGCGGTATCTCGATGGGCCGGGTGCAGCACTACTTCCCCACCCGGGAGGCCATCGTCACGCACGCCCTCACCTCGTACCTCGCCCTGGCGGAGCGGGCGCACCCCGTCCCCGACGATCGCACCGACGCCCTGGCGATGCTGCTCACCCACGCGATCCCGCGCGACGGGGCACAGCGGCTCGGCGCCAAGGTCTGGTACGCCTATCTCGCCGAGGCCGTCACGGACGCCGGCGTCCGGGCCATCGTCGGCGAGGCGCTGCGCGGCACCGAGGATCTCGCGACGGAGCTGCTCGACGGGGACCGCGACCGGGCACGGCAGCTCCTGGCCGCCGCGGACGGCTTCGCCTACCGCGCCCTGATCGGCGTGCTCACCGCCGACGAGGCCGACGCCGCCGTCCGCGCCCTGGCCGGGCTCAGCCGCGCATCCGGTTGA
- a CDS encoding 2-hydroxy-3-oxopropionate reductase, with translation MTNIAFIGLGIMGSPMAVHLANAGHAVAGFNRSPERAKPLVDAGGRAAASIADAVADAEVIAVMVPDSPDVRAVLAGEGGVFEHAPAGALIIDFSSIRPDVTAELAQQATERGFRLIDAPVSGGEAGAINAALSIMVGGSDVDFAAAKPVLEVVGKTVVHVGPSGSGQTVKAANQLIVAGNIQLLAEAIVFLEAYGVDTAAAVEVLGGGLAGSAVLAQKAQKMLDREFEPGFRIELHHKDLGIVTAAAREAGVVAPLGGLVAQLMASARANGDGPLDHSALLRGVERLSGRTTSSTNSSEN, from the coding sequence ATGACGAACATCGCCTTCATCGGACTCGGCATCATGGGCAGCCCCATGGCCGTGCACCTCGCGAACGCCGGACACGCCGTCGCCGGCTTCAACCGCAGCCCCGAGCGGGCGAAGCCGCTCGTCGACGCGGGCGGCCGCGCCGCAGCCTCGATCGCCGACGCCGTGGCCGACGCCGAGGTCATCGCGGTGATGGTGCCCGACTCCCCCGACGTGCGGGCCGTGCTGGCCGGCGAGGGCGGCGTCTTCGAGCACGCGCCGGCCGGCGCGCTCATCATCGACTTCTCCAGCATCCGCCCCGACGTGACCGCGGAACTCGCGCAGCAGGCGACGGAGCGCGGCTTCCGCCTCATCGACGCCCCGGTCTCGGGCGGCGAGGCCGGGGCGATCAACGCCGCGCTGTCCATCATGGTCGGCGGCTCGGACGTGGACTTCGCGGCGGCGAAGCCCGTCCTCGAGGTGGTCGGCAAGACCGTCGTGCACGTCGGCCCCAGCGGCTCCGGGCAGACGGTCAAGGCCGCCAATCAGCTGATCGTGGCGGGCAACATCCAGCTCCTCGCCGAGGCGATCGTCTTCCTCGAGGCCTACGGCGTCGACACCGCCGCCGCCGTCGAGGTGCTCGGCGGAGGGCTCGCCGGCTCCGCCGTGCTCGCTCAGAAGGCGCAGAAGATGCTCGACCGCGAGTTCGAGCCCGGATTCCGGATCGAGCTGCACCACAAGGACCTCGGCATCGTCACCGCCGCCGCGCGCGAGGCCGGCGTCGTCGCGCCGCTCGGCGGTCTCGTCGCCCAGCTCATGGCCTCCGCCCGCGCGAACGGCGACGGCCCGCTCGACCATTCCGCGCTGCTGCGCGGCGTCGAGCGCCTCTCCGGGCGCACCACCTCGTCCACGAACTCATCGGAGAACTGA
- a CDS encoding hydroxypyruvate isomerase family protein, translating to MHPTTFPKYTVNCSILLADAPIFDRPRIARAAGFEAVEFWWPFPTAVPTDRQVDAFVTAIEDAGVQLTGLNFAAGDMPGGDRGLLSDPSRISEFRDNIDVTLGIGERLGTRAFNALYGNRIDGVDPAEQDAVATENLALAGAAAARLGAIVLIEPVSGAPRYPLLTAADAAAVVERVRRHDGTDTLRLLADLYHLQVNSDDVSAAIDAHADLIGHVQIADAPGRGEPGTGTLDLDGHLAHLDRVGYRGPISLEYKQTQDDPFAWLPVEQRGARVALA from the coding sequence ATGCATCCGACGACATTCCCCAAGTACACGGTCAACTGCTCGATCCTCCTGGCCGACGCCCCGATCTTCGACCGGCCCCGGATCGCCCGCGCCGCCGGTTTCGAGGCCGTGGAGTTCTGGTGGCCGTTCCCCACCGCCGTGCCGACCGACCGCCAGGTCGACGCCTTCGTCACGGCGATCGAGGACGCCGGCGTGCAGCTCACGGGTCTGAACTTCGCCGCCGGCGACATGCCGGGCGGCGATCGCGGACTGCTCTCCGACCCGTCCCGGATCTCCGAGTTCCGGGACAACATCGACGTCACCCTCGGCATCGGCGAGCGCTTGGGCACGCGCGCCTTCAACGCCCTGTACGGCAACCGGATCGACGGCGTCGACCCCGCCGAGCAGGACGCCGTCGCGACGGAGAACCTGGCGCTCGCCGGCGCAGCGGCCGCCCGCCTCGGGGCGATCGTGCTCATCGAGCCCGTGAGTGGCGCCCCGCGCTACCCGCTGCTCACCGCCGCCGATGCGGCGGCCGTCGTCGAACGGGTTCGCAGACACGACGGCACCGACACGCTGCGCCTGCTCGCCGACCTCTACCACCTCCAGGTCAACAGCGACGACGTGAGCGCCGCGATCGACGCCCACGCCGACCTCATCGGGCACGTCCAGATCGCCGACGCCCCCGGCCGCGGCGAACCCGGCACGGGCACGCTCGACCTCGACGGTCACCTCGCCCACCTCGACCGCGTCGGCTACCGCGGCCCGATCAGCCTGGAGTACAAGCAGACTCAGGACGATCCCTTCGCCTGGCTCCCCGTCGAGCAGCGCGGTGCCCGCGTGGCCCTCGCCTGA
- a CDS encoding thiamine-binding protein has product MRLTAEFTSEPFEGEGTVPSHAERAVEVLRARGMAHDFGPLGTLVEGEAGAVLDALREALAGAFTGGATRVTVQIDRADG; this is encoded by the coding sequence ATGCGTCTGACCGCGGAGTTCACCAGCGAACCCTTCGAGGGCGAGGGGACCGTGCCCTCGCACGCCGAGCGGGCTGTCGAGGTGTTGCGCGCGCGGGGGATGGCGCACGACTTCGGGCCGTTGGGGACCCTCGTGGAGGGCGAGGCCGGCGCCGTGCTCGACGCGTTGCGGGAGGCGCTGGCCGGCGCCTTCACGGGCGGTGCCACCCGCGTCACGGTGCAGATCGATCGCGCCGATGGCTGA
- a CDS encoding nucleobase:cation symporter-2 family protein, with the protein MTTATEVRPEDERLPLGKTFVYGLQHILTMYGGVIAPPLIVGGAAGLSATDMSLLVTAGLFVSGLATILQTIGIGPLGARLPIVQGLSFASVSTMTAIAQDGGVRPIFGAIIVAGLIGLALSSVFAKLVRYFPPVVTGTIITVIGLSLLPVTFNWAQGGNAKASDYGSMANIGLAGATVLIILVISRLFQGAISRLSILIGIVVGTVIAAFLGKLDFSKVGDGPIFSLPPVMHFGSPTFQIGAIISMTIVILVIMTETTADILAIGEIVGTPVDSKRVANGLRADMLSTAVAPAFSAFPCSAFAQNVGLVALTGIKSRYVVAMGGGILAFLGLLPVVGRVIAAIPYPVLGGAGLVLFGSVAASGIKTLSRVDFDGNLNMVIVAVSIGMGMIPVAAPDFWHAFPTAVGTVMHSGISAAAVVAVVLNFLFNEITAGNRPDVSVFAAAPDERGNPIPDGE; encoded by the coding sequence ATGACCACAGCCACCGAGGTCCGGCCCGAGGACGAACGCCTCCCGCTCGGCAAGACCTTCGTCTACGGCCTCCAGCACATCCTCACGATGTACGGCGGCGTCATCGCGCCCCCGCTCATCGTGGGCGGCGCCGCGGGCCTCTCCGCCACGGACATGAGCCTGCTCGTGACCGCCGGCCTGTTCGTCAGCGGCCTCGCCACGATCCTGCAGACGATCGGCATCGGCCCGCTCGGCGCGCGCCTGCCGATCGTGCAGGGCCTCTCGTTCGCGAGCGTCTCGACGATGACCGCCATCGCGCAGGACGGCGGCGTGCGGCCCATCTTCGGCGCGATCATCGTCGCCGGGCTCATCGGCCTCGCCCTGAGCTCGGTGTTCGCGAAGTTGGTGCGGTACTTCCCGCCGGTGGTGACGGGCACGATCATCACCGTGATCGGCCTCTCGCTGCTGCCCGTGACGTTCAACTGGGCGCAGGGCGGCAACGCGAAGGCGTCCGACTACGGGTCGATGGCCAACATCGGGCTGGCCGGCGCCACGGTCCTGATCATCCTGGTGATCAGCCGGCTGTTCCAGGGCGCGATCTCGCGGCTGTCGATCCTCATCGGCATCGTGGTCGGCACGGTGATCGCCGCCTTCCTGGGCAAGCTGGACTTCTCCAAGGTCGGCGACGGACCGATCTTCTCGCTGCCGCCGGTGATGCACTTCGGCAGCCCGACCTTCCAGATCGGCGCCATCATCTCGATGACGATCGTGATCCTGGTGATCATGACCGAGACCACGGCCGACATCCTGGCCATCGGCGAGATCGTGGGCACCCCCGTCGACTCGAAGCGGGTGGCGAACGGCCTGCGGGCCGACATGCTCTCCACCGCGGTCGCCCCGGCCTTCAGCGCGTTCCCGTGCAGCGCGTTCGCGCAGAACGTGGGCCTCGTGGCGCTCACCGGGATCAAGAGCCGGTACGTCGTGGCGATGGGCGGCGGCATCCTCGCCTTCCTGGGGTTGCTGCCCGTCGTCGGCCGCGTGATCGCCGCGATCCCCTATCCCGTCCTCGGCGGCGCGGGCCTGGTGCTGTTCGGCTCGGTGGCGGCGAGCGGCATCAAGACGCTCTCGCGGGTGGACTTCGACGGCAATCTCAACATGGTGATCGTCGCCGTCTCCATCGGCATGGGCATGATCCCCGTTGCGGCACCGGACTTCTGGCACGCGTTCCCGACCGCGGTCGGTACCGTGATGCACTCGGGCATCAGCGCAGCGGCCGTGGTGGCCGTGGTCCTGAACTTCCTGTTCAACGAGATCACCGCGGGCAATCGGCCCGACGTCTCGGTGTTCGCCGCCGCGCCCGACGAGCGCGGCAACCCGATCCCGGACGGAGAGTGA